A genome region from Labilibaculum antarcticum includes the following:
- a CDS encoding tryptophanase — protein sequence MKLPFAESYKIKMVETIKKSTREERERWLKEANYNLFNLKSDQVFIDLLTDSGTGAMSDKQWSAMMLGDESYAGARSYYNMKKAIKDILGFDHFLPTHQGRAAENVLFSVLVKEGNIVPGNSHFDTTKGHIEFRKAKAVDCTIDEAFDTVIDHPFKGNLDLFKLESVLSTYPKEQIPMIIVTVTCNSSGGQPVSMANMKAVKKLAVKYGIPVCFDSARFAENAYFIKTREEGYQDKTIKEIVKEMYTYADMATMSSKKDAIVNMGGFIGMKDENLWKQASTYNIMFEGYITYGGMSGRDMNALAQGLDEGTEFEYLETRIKQVEYLGGRLEEFEIPFQKPIGGHAIFVDAKKILSHIPKEEYQAQTLGCELYLEAGIRGVEIGAILADRDPETRKNRYPALELLRLAIPRRTYTNNHMDVVAVALKNVYDRRLNIKHGFKIIDEAPIMRHFTVQLQKID from the coding sequence ATGAAATTACCATTCGCAGAATCATATAAAATAAAGATGGTTGAAACCATCAAAAAAAGTACTCGTGAAGAAAGAGAACGATGGTTAAAAGAGGCTAACTACAATCTGTTCAACTTAAAAAGTGATCAAGTATTTATTGACTTGCTTACTGATTCAGGTACTGGAGCAATGAGTGACAAACAATGGTCGGCAATGATGTTAGGTGATGAGAGTTATGCTGGTGCACGCTCTTACTACAATATGAAAAAGGCTATAAAAGACATTTTAGGATTTGATCATTTCCTTCCTACTCATCAAGGTCGTGCAGCTGAAAACGTATTGTTCTCGGTACTCGTTAAAGAAGGCAATATTGTTCCTGGAAACTCACATTTCGATACAACAAAAGGACATATTGAATTCAGAAAAGCTAAAGCTGTTGATTGTACAATTGATGAAGCTTTCGACACAGTAATCGATCATCCTTTTAAAGGGAATCTTGACCTTTTTAAACTTGAATCTGTTCTTTCCACATATCCAAAAGAACAGATCCCAATGATTATTGTTACAGTTACTTGTAACTCTTCCGGAGGTCAGCCAGTTTCAATGGCAAATATGAAAGCAGTTAAAAAACTTGCTGTAAAATATGGTATCCCTGTATGCTTTGACTCTGCACGTTTTGCTGAAAATGCTTACTTCATTAAAACACGTGAAGAAGGATATCAGGATAAAACAATTAAAGAAATTGTAAAAGAAATGTATACTTATGCGGATATGGCAACAATGAGTTCTAAAAAAGATGCTATTGTAAACATGGGTGGATTCATCGGAATGAAAGATGAAAACCTTTGGAAGCAGGCATCTACTTACAACATCATGTTCGAAGGTTATATAACCTATGGAGGCATGTCGGGCCGCGATATGAATGCATTGGCTCAAGGTCTTGATGAAGGAACAGAGTTTGAATATCTTGAAACGCGAATTAAGCAAGTAGAATATTTGGGTGGCAGGCTAGAAGAATTTGAAATTCCATTCCAAAAGCCAATTGGAGGTCATGCAATTTTTGTTGATGCCAAGAAAATTTTGAGTCACATACCAAAAGAAGAGTATCAAGCGCAAACTTTAGGTTGTGAATTGTATTTGGAAGCAGGAATTCGCGGAGTAGAGATTGGTGCAATTTTAGCGGATAGAGATCCTGAAACAAGAAAGAATCGTTATCCAGCATTAGAATTATTACGTTTGGCAATTCCTAGAAGAACCTATACCAACAACCATATGGATGTAGTTGCAGTAGCACTTAAGAACGTTTACGATCGCAGACTTAATATAAAACACGGATTTAAAATTATTGACGAAGCTCCAATCATGAGACACTTCACTGTTCAACTACAGAAAATCGACTAA
- a CDS encoding HAD family hydrolase, translated as MSLKYKVPGVGTIEIDTLIVDSDGTLTVRGEIVSGVIERIQRIQSFGVNVVMISSDQRGNARGLADFCGITYYEANNSREKEDILLSLGSRKVASIGNARIDIGLFVQSVVSVATLQGEGIHKDVIDHVDIIVPSINDALEFFMDENTFIATMKR; from the coding sequence ATGAGTTTAAAATACAAAGTGCCTGGTGTTGGCACCATTGAAATTGACACCCTAATTGTTGATTCTGACGGAACTCTAACAGTAAGGGGAGAGATTGTTTCAGGAGTTATTGAAAGAATACAACGAATACAATCGTTCGGAGTGAATGTTGTTATGATCTCATCTGATCAAAGAGGGAATGCTCGTGGATTGGCTGATTTCTGTGGTATCACTTACTATGAAGCAAATAATTCGAGAGAAAAAGAGGATATTCTTCTTTCATTAGGAAGTCGAAAAGTTGCTTCAATTGGTAATGCCCGTATTGATATTGGATTGTTTGTACAGTCGGTTGTATCTGTTGCAACATTACAAGGCGAAGGTATTCATAAAGATGTTATTGATCATGTGGATATAATTGTTCCTTCTATAAATGATGCTTTAGAATTCTTTATGGATGAAAATACATTTATAGCTACCATGAAACGTTAA
- a CDS encoding DUF4197 domain-containing protein, translating to MNRKISIILISILFASCAELQPFIDQYALTQPQPLTNSDVSHGLKEALKIGSQNASNILSKQNGFYKDELVKILLPPEAQTISKNIKLIPGGNELVEKVVLRLNRAAEDAVSQAAPIFVSAITEMTIADAFGILKGEDNAATVYLQNKTYNKLQDLFMPKVKASLDKKLVANLSTNESWHILTQNYNTVAGSFAGKLANLETVNTQLDQYVTNKALSALFLKVAEEEKLIRKDPLKRVNDILKRVFGELDK from the coding sequence ATGAATAGGAAAATCTCAATTATATTAATTAGTATACTATTTGCATCTTGTGCAGAACTGCAGCCATTCATCGATCAATATGCGCTAACACAACCACAACCGTTAACAAATAGCGATGTAAGCCATGGATTAAAAGAAGCTTTAAAAATAGGAAGCCAAAATGCTTCAAATATTTTATCCAAACAAAATGGTTTCTACAAAGATGAATTGGTTAAAATACTTCTTCCCCCAGAAGCACAAACTATTTCCAAAAACATTAAATTAATCCCAGGAGGTAACGAATTAGTAGAAAAAGTAGTTCTTAGACTGAACCGTGCCGCTGAAGATGCAGTTAGCCAAGCTGCGCCTATATTTGTATCAGCCATTACTGAAATGACAATTGCAGATGCTTTCGGCATACTTAAAGGAGAAGACAATGCAGCAACTGTTTATCTTCAAAACAAAACTTACAACAAATTACAGGATCTATTTATGCCAAAAGTAAAGGCTTCTTTAGATAAAAAATTGGTTGCCAATTTATCAACAAATGAATCGTGGCATATTCTAACCCAAAACTACAATACGGTGGCCGGAAGCTTTGCTGGGAAACTAGCGAATTTAGAGACAGTTAACACCCAATTAGATCAATATGTAACAAATAAAGCTCTTAGTGCTTTATTTCTAAAAGTAGCAGAAGAAGAAAAGCTCATTAGAAAAGACCCTTTAAAGAGAGTTAATGATATTTTAAAAAGAGTATTTGGGGAGCTAGATAAATAA
- a CDS encoding cold-shock protein, with protein sequence MEGTVKFFNESKGFGFIKPDDSSEDIFVHSTGLIDEIRENDKVEYDSERGKKGMNAVNVRVLD encoded by the coding sequence ATGGAAGGAACAGTAAAATTCTTTAACGAATCTAAAGGTTTTGGATTCATTAAGCCAGACGATTCAAGCGAAGACATCTTTGTACATTCAACAGGTCTTATTGACGAAATTCGTGAAAATGACAAAGTTGAGTACGATTCAGAACGTGGAAAAAAAGGTATGAATGCCGTTAACGTAAGAGTTCTCGACTAA
- a CDS encoding ATP-grasp domain-containing protein, translating into MILLDKPYVSKFLKETIVKYNFPALDTGNVTENGELSLISSEQIIQHFHDNTNSRIYTNSENSINWIVNHLSFTKLPEYINVFKNKVEFRKLVQGMYPNFFFKEVLLHDLDDIQLADLPMPFIIKPAVGFLSLGVHKVVNEHDWVRVKQLIREEFTDAQALFPIEVVNASSFLIEEVIAGEEFAFDAYFDENGQPVVLGIMKHLFSSDKDVSDRVYYTSKELVMTYLRQFTQFVEELGKRAELKNFPVHVEVRVDENGKLIPIEVNPMRFGGWCTTADLTYLATGLNPYHCFLSNIQPDWNQILKTMDDEIYSLIILDNSTKVPSSQITQFNYEKLLSRFCNPLELRKIDFKMYSIFGMLFTKTPKDKFTEIEEILGSDLREFIHVETH; encoded by the coding sequence ATGATTTTATTAGATAAGCCTTACGTTTCGAAGTTTCTTAAAGAAACAATTGTAAAATATAATTTCCCAGCTCTGGATACTGGTAATGTTACCGAAAATGGAGAGCTTTCATTGATTAGTTCAGAGCAAATTATTCAACATTTTCACGACAATACCAACAGTCGCATTTATACCAATTCTGAGAATTCCATCAACTGGATTGTTAATCATTTAAGTTTTACCAAGTTGCCTGAGTACATTAATGTATTTAAAAATAAAGTTGAGTTTCGTAAATTGGTTCAAGGAATGTATCCAAATTTCTTTTTTAAGGAAGTGTTGCTACATGATTTAGATGATATTCAATTGGCTGATTTACCAATGCCATTTATAATTAAACCAGCGGTAGGTTTTTTAAGTTTGGGAGTTCATAAGGTGGTGAATGAGCATGATTGGGTAAGAGTTAAGCAATTAATACGAGAAGAGTTTACCGATGCTCAGGCTTTGTTTCCTATTGAAGTGGTAAACGCATCTTCTTTTTTAATTGAGGAAGTGATTGCTGGTGAAGAGTTCGCTTTCGATGCCTATTTTGATGAAAATGGACAACCAGTTGTATTAGGAATAATGAAACACCTATTTTCTTCTGATAAGGATGTAAGTGATCGGGTTTATTATACTTCTAAAGAATTAGTTATGACTTACCTTCGGCAATTTACTCAATTTGTTGAGGAATTAGGAAAAAGAGCCGAATTGAAAAATTTTCCTGTTCACGTCGAGGTTCGTGTAGATGAAAATGGAAAATTGATTCCAATTGAAGTGAATCCAATGAGGTTTGGTGGCTGGTGTACTACGGCAGATTTAACTTACTTAGCTACAGGATTGAATCCATATCATTGTTTTTTAAGCAATATCCAGCCTGACTGGAATCAGATTTTGAAAACAATGGATGATGAGATTTATTCATTGATCATTCTAGATAATTCCACAAAAGTACCATCTAGTCAGATCACCCAATTTAATTACGAAAAATTATTAAGTCGTTTTTGTAATCCTTTGGAATTGAGAAAGATTGATTTTAAAATGTACTCCATTTTTGGAATGTTATTTACCAAAACACCAAAAGATAAATTCACTGAGATTGAAGAGATTTTAGGCTCTGATTTGCGTGAATTCATCCATGTGGAAACTCATTAA
- a CDS encoding O-acetyl-ADP-ribose deacetylase, with protein sequence MKISIEKSDITQLEVDAIVNAANESLLGGGGVDGAIHRVAGPELLQECRKLNGCTTGEVKITKAYQLKAKHVIHTLGPIWKGGNYNEKQLLQNCYENCIRLAEKMKLESIAFPNISTGIYGFPKKEAAEIAIRTIQEEVKHLKSIHKIIFCVFDDENLSIYKKML encoded by the coding sequence ATGAAAATTTCAATTGAAAAATCGGATATAACACAACTGGAAGTTGATGCCATAGTAAATGCAGCAAACGAGAGTCTTTTAGGAGGTGGTGGTGTTGATGGAGCTATTCATAGGGTGGCCGGACCTGAACTATTGCAAGAATGCAGAAAATTAAATGGATGTACTACGGGTGAAGTTAAAATAACCAAAGCCTACCAACTCAAAGCAAAACATGTTATTCATACCCTTGGTCCAATTTGGAAAGGAGGGAATTACAATGAAAAGCAATTACTTCAAAATTGCTACGAAAATTGTATTAGACTAGCTGAAAAGATGAAACTAGAGAGCATTGCATTTCCAAATATTAGCACAGGCATTTATGGTTTCCCCAAAAAGGAAGCTGCTGAAATAGCAATAAGAACGATACAAGAAGAAGTAAAACATCTAAAATCAATTCATAAAATAATCTTTTGCGTTTTCGATGATGAAAACCTTTCTATCTATAAAAAAATGCTTTAA
- a CDS encoding thiol-disulfide oxidoreductase DCC family protein yields the protein MQHIKSDQNNSNPIVLFDGVCNLCTTSVQFLLTYNRKENLHFASLQSDFAKKLLARLQVPAADFNTIIFIENEQVYTKSTAAFKLTKHLTYPWKAIYYFRYIPNSITDWIYNLISKNRYNWFGKKEKCMIPRSEWKHRFFE from the coding sequence ATGCAACATATCAAATCAGATCAAAATAATTCAAACCCTATCGTACTTTTCGATGGGGTTTGTAATTTATGCACTACTTCCGTTCAATTTTTACTTACCTATAACAGAAAAGAAAACCTTCATTTTGCATCACTTCAGTCTGATTTTGCAAAAAAACTACTAGCCAGACTTCAGGTGCCGGCTGCAGATTTCAACACCATTATCTTCATTGAGAACGAACAGGTTTACACAAAAAGCACTGCCGCTTTCAAACTAACAAAACACTTAACATATCCATGGAAAGCAATATATTACTTCAGATACATTCCAAATTCAATTACTGATTGGATTTACAATCTTATTTCAAAAAACAGATACAATTGGTTTGGCAAAAAAGAAAAATGTATGATTCCAAGATCGGAGTGGAAGCATCGCTTTTTTGAATAG
- a CDS encoding cold-shock protein: MARPKETYNKKEKEKLKLQKRKEKEARKVERKSSPGRSFEEMLAYTDEFGNLSDTPPDPTKKKKEIKEEDIVLGARNTDDGSFEQPIREGIVSFFNTSKGYGFIKDLETKESIFVHINGLVDSVNENDKVNFETERGPKGMNAVNVTLVKK, translated from the coding sequence ATGGCAAGACCAAAAGAAACTTACAACAAAAAAGAGAAAGAGAAACTAAAACTCCAAAAAAGAAAAGAAAAAGAAGCACGTAAGGTAGAACGTAAATCCAGTCCGGGTCGATCTTTCGAAGAGATGCTCGCATATACAGATGAGTTTGGAAATTTAAGTGATACTCCACCTGATCCAACTAAAAAGAAGAAAGAGATTAAAGAAGAAGATATTGTTCTTGGTGCAAGAAATACTGATGATGGAAGCTTTGAGCAGCCGATAAGAGAAGGAATCGTTTCTTTTTTCAACACTAGTAAGGGATATGGATTCATTAAGGATTTAGAAACCAAGGAAAGTATTTTTGTGCACATCAATGGTCTCGTGGATTCAGTAAATGAAAATGATAAAGTAAACTTTGAAACAGAGCGCGGTCCTAAAGGGATGAATGCGGTAAATGTTACTTTAGTGAAAAAGTAA
- a CDS encoding rhodanese-like domain-containing protein has protein sequence MLLLIVSIVAIVFGIYWYFIHVPDYTGYISVDGGELKKYSKPEELLALTQQSINDIWIVDTRENEYFLMGHVPTAMNYPHDEIENLYSKIPLGTKLILYCDLTLKSQNVIIFLEEKGHTQMLNWGKYKRWTYPEVVDESITF, from the coding sequence ATGCTTTTACTAATTGTATCTATTGTTGCAATAGTTTTTGGAATCTACTGGTATTTTATTCATGTTCCGGATTACACCGGATATATCTCAGTTGATGGAGGAGAGTTGAAAAAATATAGCAAACCAGAAGAACTTCTGGCTTTAACTCAACAATCCATAAATGATATTTGGATAGTAGATACCCGGGAGAATGAATATTTTCTAATGGGACACGTCCCTACTGCAATGAATTATCCCCATGATGAAATTGAAAATCTGTATTCAAAAATACCATTAGGCACCAAATTGATTCTTTATTGTGATCTAACATTGAAATCTCAAAATGTTATCATTTTTTTAGAGGAAAAAGGCCATACCCAAATGTTAAATTGGGGAAAATACAAACGGTGGACTTACCCTGAAGTTGTTGACGAAAGCATAACTTTTTAA
- a CDS encoding 6-phosphofructokinase: protein MKRVLVATGGGDCPGLNAVIRAIVKRAAQEKDWEVVGSIQSFDGILKEPTEIKILDDAAVKGIHYQGGTIIGTTTKGGPFAWPVKNKDGSWGSADRSDEMIRKLQYLGIDAVISIGGDGSQKISQSLYEKGLNIIGVPKTIDNDLSATDFTFGYQTAVQICTEAVDKLKTTAASHNRIFILEAMGRDAGWIALSAAIAGGAESCLIPEIPYDVKKIKEKLDTRFLKGKGFGIIVVAEGAMPKGGVALAEQSTEVGNTNLKLSGAADRLLIELKEAGVEADIRTTVLGHLQRGGIPLASDRVLATQFGVKAFEMVLEGKFGQMVAYRHPEVVGVPLLEAIGKQNLVDPKANLVKTAKGVGIAFGD, encoded by the coding sequence ATGAAAAGAGTATTAGTTGCAACCGGCGGTGGTGATTGCCCTGGGTTGAATGCTGTAATTCGCGCCATTGTGAAACGTGCAGCACAAGAAAAAGATTGGGAAGTAGTAGGAAGTATTCAGTCTTTTGATGGAATATTGAAAGAACCAACTGAAATAAAGATATTAGATGATGCTGCTGTAAAAGGTATTCACTATCAGGGTGGTACGATAATTGGAACTACTACAAAGGGTGGTCCATTTGCTTGGCCAGTAAAAAATAAAGATGGTTCTTGGGGGTCTGCCGATCGTTCAGACGAAATGATTCGCAAATTACAATATTTGGGAATTGATGCTGTTATTAGTATTGGTGGTGATGGTTCTCAGAAAATCTCACAATCTCTTTACGAAAAAGGATTGAATATTATTGGTGTACCTAAAACAATTGATAATGATCTTTCAGCAACAGATTTTACTTTTGGTTACCAAACTGCAGTGCAGATCTGTACCGAAGCTGTTGATAAGTTGAAAACTACTGCTGCATCTCATAACCGGATATTCATTTTGGAAGCAATGGGACGTGATGCGGGATGGATTGCTTTAAGTGCAGCTATTGCTGGTGGAGCAGAATCTTGTTTAATTCCAGAGATTCCTTATGATGTTAAAAAAATTAAGGAGAAATTAGATACTCGTTTTCTGAAAGGAAAAGGTTTTGGTATTATCGTTGTTGCTGAAGGGGCTATGCCTAAAGGTGGTGTTGCTTTGGCTGAACAAAGTACTGAAGTTGGAAATACTAACTTGAAATTAAGTGGTGCTGCTGATCGTTTGTTAATTGAATTGAAAGAAGCAGGTGTTGAAGCTGATATTCGTACTACTGTTTTGGGGCATCTACAACGTGGTGGTATTCCTTTGGCTTCCGATCGTGTTTTGGCAACTCAATTTGGTGTTAAGGCATTCGAGATGGTATTGGAAGGGAAATTCGGTCAAATGGTGGCTTATCGTCATCCTGAGGTAGTTGGAGTTCCTCTTCTGGAAGCTATTGGAAAACAAAACCTTGTTGATCCAAAAGCTAACTTGGTTAAAACTGCAAAAGGTGTTGGTATCGCATTTGGAGACTAA
- a CDS encoding cold-shock protein, giving the protein MEGTVKFFNESKGFGFIKPDDSSEDIFVHSSGLIDEIRENDKVEYDMEKGKKGMNAVNVRVID; this is encoded by the coding sequence ATGGAAGGAACAGTAAAATTCTTTAACGAATCTAAAGGTTTTGGATTCATTAAGCCAGACGATTCAAGTGAAGACATCTTCGTACACTCATCAGGTCTTATTGACGAAATTCGTGAAAACGATAAAGTTGAGTACGATATGGAAAAAGGAAAAAAAGGTATGAATGCAGTAAATGTAAGAGTAATTGACTAG
- the trhA gene encoding PAQR family membrane homeostasis protein TrhA, producing the protein MKWILLLVSWVGAEKERFLSDKEAIHELANWISHGLGLVFGIPAGLWLLSIAYKTQNLSGFIACLLFVIAFNLLYASSSVYHYMVGSPNRKLFRKFDHISIFFMIAGTYTPFLVIYLNNEVGRLYLMILWGLVVVGIFYKIFLLGKYRWISLMLYIFMGWILFFNFSAFSSSLPALCLQWIIVGGIFYMLGVVFYVWRKLPFNHFIWHLFVFGGSFSHFIAVYYCII; encoded by the coding sequence ATGAAATGGATATTGTTGCTTGTAAGTTGGGTTGGAGCAGAAAAGGAAAGATTTTTATCCGATAAGGAGGCAATTCACGAGTTGGCGAATTGGATTTCTCATGGACTCGGTTTGGTATTCGGTATTCCGGCAGGTTTGTGGTTGTTGAGTATTGCTTATAAAACGCAAAACCTTTCGGGATTCATAGCATGCCTGCTATTTGTTATCGCATTTAATCTGCTTTATGCTTCATCATCTGTTTACCACTATATGGTTGGAAGTCCAAATCGTAAATTGTTTCGAAAATTCGATCATATCAGTATTTTCTTTATGATTGCAGGAACCTATACGCCCTTTCTTGTAATTTATCTGAATAATGAGGTTGGCAGACTTTATTTAATGATTCTGTGGGGATTGGTTGTTGTTGGAATATTTTATAAAATATTTTTGTTGGGAAAGTATCGTTGGATCTCTTTGATGTTGTACATCTTTATGGGCTGGATTCTGTTTTTTAATTTCTCCGCGTTTAGTTCATCTCTGCCTGCTTTGTGTTTACAGTGGATAATTGTAGGCGGAATTTTTTATATGTTGGGTGTGGTTTTTTATGTGTGGAGAAAATTACCATTCAATCATTTTATATGGCACTTATTCGTTTTTGGAGGTAGTTTTTCTCACTTTATTGCAGTGTATTACTGTATTATATAA
- a CDS encoding DUF3078 domain-containing protein has product MIRILCVLLIILQPFISFSQRDVRKDSIYPENIKLEKSAFRLKQNKADSIKYYANDTVFKLIPDPLSHLDNVGFRFIVRELDMNNVKKRHQTDSLQDAVQMLLQYVKNDSIRNMVYYLKEYFEKRKTEEALRKVKRQIKLEKILSYQPGILKPEEYETDETWKTHALEELYDYVEHDPVHQWIREISRDSVLIGVKNYQNDSIKFWINNGKQDFKRFWLKKNKRDSIGIWVQNTKNRSVRILVDDDVYQQSVQKSKMRGTSVRLVEKISSDHYKLAKLGKYKRYSKKWKLGATLGISFNQGHVSDSWAGGGESSIATISTIGAFANLAKGNHTWDNTLEIKYGLLKSGDNGFRKNEDRIEFITKYGQKAVKNWYYSALFNLKTQAVKGYDYSNDESRKLKSDFFAPAYIIASVGMDYKPNKKLSVLLSPIAAKYTIVRDTAMIDQTAFGVDIDKKVKKEIGSYVNVSHKLKFWGDLSLENKLTLYSNYTMKPKNIDIDWEMILVMPINQYMSTKFSTHLISDADTGSKVQFKENLEVGVRYRF; this is encoded by the coding sequence ATGATTCGGATTTTGTGTGTTCTATTGATTATCCTCCAGCCATTTATCTCATTTTCTCAACGGGATGTTAGGAAAGATTCTATTTATCCTGAAAATATTAAATTAGAGAAGTCGGCTTTTCGACTGAAACAAAACAAGGCTGATTCTATTAAGTATTATGCCAATGATACTGTTTTTAAATTAATTCCTGATCCTCTAAGTCATTTGGATAATGTGGGGTTTCGATTCATCGTTCGCGAATTGGATATGAATAATGTAAAAAAGAGACATCAGACTGATTCCTTACAAGATGCAGTACAAATGCTATTGCAATACGTTAAGAATGACAGTATTCGTAATATGGTATACTACCTGAAGGAATATTTTGAAAAACGAAAGACCGAAGAGGCACTCCGGAAAGTGAAACGTCAGATTAAGTTGGAGAAGATATTGAGTTATCAGCCAGGCATATTAAAGCCGGAAGAGTATGAAACGGACGAAACATGGAAGACTCATGCTTTGGAGGAATTATACGACTATGTTGAACATGACCCAGTTCATCAATGGATTCGTGAAATCAGTAGAGATTCTGTTTTAATAGGTGTGAAAAATTACCAAAACGATTCCATTAAGTTTTGGATTAATAATGGGAAGCAGGATTTTAAACGATTTTGGTTGAAGAAAAACAAAAGAGATTCCATTGGAATTTGGGTTCAGAATACTAAGAATCGATCTGTTCGTATTCTTGTGGATGATGATGTATACCAGCAATCAGTTCAAAAATCAAAAATGAGGGGGACCAGTGTGAGATTGGTTGAGAAAATTTCCAGCGATCACTATAAATTAGCAAAACTAGGAAAGTATAAGCGCTATTCTAAAAAATGGAAGTTGGGTGCTACTCTAGGCATCTCATTTAATCAGGGACACGTGAGTGATAGCTGGGCTGGTGGAGGAGAGAGTTCAATTGCTACCATATCAACAATAGGTGCCTTTGCAAATCTTGCAAAGGGGAATCATACCTGGGATAATACACTAGAGATTAAGTATGGACTTTTAAAATCAGGGGATAACGGGTTTCGGAAGAATGAGGATCGTATTGAGTTTATTACAAAATATGGTCAAAAAGCTGTGAAAAATTGGTATTACTCGGCATTATTCAATTTAAAAACACAGGCAGTAAAGGGCTACGATTATTCTAATGATGAAAGTAGAAAACTTAAATCTGATTTTTTTGCTCCGGCTTACATTATTGCTTCGGTCGGTATGGATTATAAGCCAAATAAGAAATTATCTGTCTTATTGTCTCCAATAGCGGCCAAATATACAATTGTTAGAGACACCGCTATGATTGACCAAACAGCCTTTGGGGTAGATATCGATAAAAAGGTTAAAAAAGAGATTGGATCCTATGTTAATGTGTCTCACAAATTAAAATTTTGGGGTGATTTAAGTTTAGAAAACAAACTGACTTTATACTCCAATTACACAATGAAGCCCAAAAATATTGATATTGATTGGGAAATGATTCTTGTAATGCCAATTAATCAATACATGTCTACAAAATTTTCGACTCATCTTATTTCTGATGCTGATACTGGTTCAAAAGTTCAGTTCAAAGAAAATTTGGAGGTAGGAGTCAGGTATCGATTTTAG